The sequence below is a genomic window from Candidatus Latescibacter sp..
AACCCGAATTATTCACAAACTTGCTATGACATTTTCTTAACTCTTTTTTAAACAAATACTTATTATTAATTTTTGGATGCAGCCCCCTAAATCCCCCGAAGGGGGACTTTTCGTGGTAAAGATGAAAATACGAAAGCGTAACTTTTAAAAAATAACCGATTATGCCTTGTCTTGCAGTCTTTTAAGTCCCCATTCGGGGGATTTAGGGGGCTGTATTTTACACTCACAGAGACTAAAATACTGTTTTCATGCATAATTCGGGCTAATACATATTTCTTTCTATAATATAATGAATTTATTTATAAAAAAGTTATTCGATTGTGTCGTTGCGCAAGCGCTATACGAGTGTAAAGCAATAAGGGAGGATGCCTGAGAGAAGCGGTTTTCATTGACATAATAGAAACAATTTATTATACTTACAAATTGTAATTTATCCTATCTATGCTAAATGTTACTATATACAATTATTTCTCTTTTTACCATCTGCGGAGGTTTTTTTGATTCGGAGCATGACCGGTTTCGGCAGCGCAGAAGCGGTTGAGAACGGAACCAGTGTAAAAGTGGAAGTTCACAGTGTGAACGGGCGATTCCTGGACCTGAAAATGAAGCTGCCCAAATCTTTTTCTGAGTATGAAGGCGAAATCAGAAAGATTGCGCAGGACTATATCGAACGCGGGCGGGTGCATGTGACTGTCAGTTTGAACGTGACCGGGCTGCGGGCTTCCAGCGTCCGGGTGGATTACCAGCTTGCGGAAAGGTACGTGAAACTGGCGGAAGAACTGGCCAGTCTGCACGGAATAGAGAACAGAATGGATGCCCGGACGCTTCTTTCTCTGCCGGAAATTCTGACCTGGAAGGAGGAAGATACTAGTACGGAGTCGCTGTGGGGGCTGGCAAAAAAAGCTGCTCTGGCGGCGTTCGAATCCCATCGCGCCATGCGTGAAAGTGAGGGCGCTGCCATCGGCAGGGATTTCCGTAACCGGCTGGATAATGTCCATAGTCACATCCTGGAGATTGAAAAGAGCATTCCCAGGATTATCGAGACCAATACAGCCCGGTTCCGCAAACGTATCGAAAGCCTGGTGGGCAGCGATACCTTCGATGAGATACGGTTTAACATGGAAGTCGCCCTTTACGCCGACCGGGTGGATATCACCGAAGAATGCGTACGGTTCAAATCCCATCACGATTTATTCGTTAAAGAGCTTGCCCAGAAGAAATCTTCCGGTAAAAAACTCTCCTTCCTTCTCCAGGAACTGAACCGTGAGGTGAACACCATGGGATCAAAAGTTATGGATGCCGGGATCGCGGGAGTTGTGGTGTCCATCAAGGAAGATCTCGAAAAGATGCGCGAGCAGGGCGAAAACATGGAGTGATGGAGAAATATGCATTGAACGGGTGCAATGGAAAAGGAAAGACATGCGGGAAAGGCAACCCCGCGGGATTATTGGTTGTTTTTTCAGCGCCCTCCGGCGCAGGGAAGACCACGGTGCTCCGCGCGGTTTTGAAAGCGCATCCGGAGATGAAGTATTCCGTTTCGGTGACCACCCGGAAATCCCGTGCAGGGGAGAAGGACGGAGTTGATTACCATTTCGTCAGCGAGGAAAAATTCGATGCTCTCGTTGCCCGGAACGCTTTCCTCGAATGGGCGGTCGTCCACTGCAGCCGCTACGGCACTTTGAAGAGTACGGCTGAAGAAGGATTGAAACGGGGCGACCGGATTATTTTTGATACCGATACGGTTGGGGCGTTCAATATCAAGAAGCGCTTCCCCGATGCTGTATTGATTTTCATCGCCCCGCCTTCACCGGAGGTGCTCAGGGAGCGTCTCAGGAGCCGTGACACCGAATCACCCGAACGTATGGCGATACGGTTTGAAGCGGCGCCCGGAGAGATGAGCAGAATGGGTGATTATGATTATATTGTAGTGAATGACAGTCTGCACGATGCTGTTTCACGGGTGGATTCTATACTTAAGGCAGAAAGCCTGCGCAGCATGAGGATTGCACCGGTATTGACCGAATGGAGGAGGTATCTTAATGGAAAAGGGACAGACCACAGTGAATTATGATAAACTGGATTTTGATAATTTGGGCGTAAACCCCTACGAAGTTGTCATTGCCGTTTCCAAAATGTCGCGCGATATTAATGATAAAGTGCAGAAATATCTAGGCCACGATTGTGAGGTCTATCCTATCCGTGTGGCTATGAAAAGGCTGCAAAGCGGACAGGTACAATTCAAATACAATGATGAGAACGGAAAGCGTTAAGAATCTTCCGGCGGGGAATCATGATATCTGATCCTGGAAAAATTCTGGCGGCATTTGTTGCCCAGCGCCTGGAGATGGGTGAAACCGAGTGGTTTTTTCTACCCCGGCTTTCTTTCAACCGTGAAAGCGGCACGGCAAGGAACGGCGCTCCTCACCGCGAGACGAGCGGGGAAGCTGTTTGGGCAGGGAATTCCCTTGAGGATCTTCGGGAGGCAGTGGGAAAGTGCCTCCGCTGCCCTCTCGGCGGCTCCCGGACACATTTTGTATTCGGGTCGGGCAATCCCCATGCGCACATCATGTTCGTCGGAGAGGCCCCGGGGGCCGATGAAGACCTGCAGGGACTGCCGTTCGTGGGACGTGCGGGACAGCTTCTTACCAGGATGATCGAATCCATCAAGCTCCGCCGTGAGGATGTCTATATTACCAATGTGCTGAAATGCCGTCCGCCCAATAATCGTACTCCGTCTCCGGCGGAAATCGAAAAATGCGAACCGATTCTTCTTCGGCAGATCGAGATCATTCATCCCCGGATTATCTGTGCGCTTGGGCTGGTGGCTGGCCAAACTTTGCTCAGAACAAAATCTACTCTTGGCTCTCTCCGTGGGAAAGTACATGATTACCATGGGGTCAAACTCGTGGTTACCTATCACCCCGCCGCTCTTTTGCGGAATCCCCAGTGGAAGCGCCCGACCTGGGAAGACCTCAAATTTCTGCGCCGTGAATATGATGGAATGGAGATATCGTGATGGCGGAAAAGGGGAGCGCCCTTACCGGCGCTAATCCACCGCAGGCCCCGGAAATCGAAAGGGCTGTTCTCGGCGCGATGCTTCTCGAAAAGGAAGCGATCGGTATTGCCGTAGAAGTCATCGGGAAAGAGGAGGACTGTTTTTACAAGCCGGCGCATGCCGCCATTTACAGGGTCATAACCGACCTCTACGATCAGAATTTTCCGGTCGACCCGCTCACAGTAACCGAGAGACTCCGTCAGCGGGGGGTTCTGGACCAGGTGGGAGGTGAAGCAACACTGGCGGCAATCGCCCAGGAGACCTCCAGCGCCGCCAATATCCGCTATCACTGCCTGATACTGCGGGACAAGGCTTTCTTGAGGAAAATGATCGCGTTGGCCACATCCATCCGAAACCTTTGCTACGATGATACAGCCGAACCTTCATCTATTCTGGCGAACCTTGAAACCAACATATCAGATCTCTCCCACATGCGCCTGTCAAGGGGATATGTTTCTCTTCACGACACGGTTTACCAGGCCTATCGTGAAATAGGCCGTAAATTGGAGACAAAGGACGGTCTCACCGGAGTTGATACGGGGTATGAACAGTTAAACAAAATGACGGGAGGCTGGCAGCCTTCCGATCTCATCATCGTGGCGGGCAGGCCCTCGATGGGGAAAACGGCGTTTGCGCTGGACCTGGCCAAGAACGCCGCCTCCAAAGGGATCCCGGCCGGAGTATTCAGCCTGGAAATGTCCTCCGTTCAACTGGTGATGCGGATACTGTATAACGAGGGAAGGTTCGACGGTTCAGCGCTTTCTGTTCACAAACAGAAAACCGAAGACTGGACCAGGCTGTCCGACGCCTGCGCCCGCATTCAAAGCTACCCGATCTATATTGACGATACGCCAGCGCTTTCGAGCATCGAGCTTGCCGCCAAGGCCAAAAGGCTGAAAACAGAGCGTGATATCGGGCTCCTCATTGTCGATTATCTTCAGCTTATGCAAGGTTCCAGCCGTGAATCGAGGCAGCAGGAAATCTCTTCTATTTCGCGGGGTCTCAAAGCCCTGGCCAAGGAACTGGAAATACCCATCATAGCACTGAGCCAGCTCTCGCGGATCGTTGAACAGCGCGGCGGCGATCATAAGCCGATTCTCTCCGATCTTCGCGAATCGGGCGCCATAGAGCAGGACGCCGATGTGGTGATGTTCATGTACCGCGCCTCTGTATACGGGATCAATCCCGAATACAAGATCCGGGATCAGAATGTGAATCCTTCCGATGTGGCCGAGGTCATAATCCGTAAGCAGCGCAACGGTCCCATCGGCACCATTCTCCTTCACTGGATAAAAGAATACATGAAGTTCGCCGAGTTTGATTACGAGGCCTCTGAAGAGTTCTTCTAAATGGTGAGGCAATTGTGGCCGGATTTTTCGGGTGGTATGTACTGATTTCGGACAGAATAGCGAATGCTGTTTTGAAACCGGTTATGGAAATCGGCGATATCATGCTCTTTTTCGGGAGGGTGCTGCGCACCATACCCGCAATTCCCAAGAGCATGCATCTCATTTTCCAGTCCATGCTGGAAATTGGGGTTCGATCCCTTCCCATTACCTTCATAATCTCCATTTTTGCCGGAGCGACGACGGCCTGGCAGGCCCATTACCAGCTCCAGGGCATTGTCAGCACGCGGTATATCGGGACTGCTGTTTCGAAGTCGATTATCCTTGAACTGGCGCCGGTTCTGACCGGTCTTGTGGTGGCGGGAAGAATCGGCGCCTCCATAGCGGCTTCGCTGGGAGCCATGCGGGTAACCGAGCAGATCGATGCTCTCTCCACCATGGCCATCGACCCTTACCGGTATCTGGTTCTTCCCCGGATCGCGGCGGGAGCGATTATGGTCCCGATGCTGACAATCTACAGTTGTTTTTTTGGTATCCTGAGCGGGGTTATCATTTCCCTGGCATTTCTCGATGTTCCGAGCGGAATTTTCATTTACGGCCTGAAGCATTTTTTTCATTACAAAGATATCTTCGTGTGCCTTTCCAAAGCCTTTGTTTTCGGCGCCGGGCTGAGTCTTTTTGGCTGTTACTACGGATTTGCCGCCAGAGGAGGCGCCGAAGGAGTAGGCCAGGCGGCCATCAGGGCGTATGTAACCTCGGCGGTTTTTATTCTCCTGACCGATTTTATAGTCGCTTCGCTGGTGCTGTAACAATTTCTGTGTCAAGGAATTCATGATGGCGGAACCGAGAATAGAACTCAGGGAGGTATATAAAAGTTTCGGCAATAACCAGGTTCTCCGAGGTGTGAGCCTATCTGCCCGGCAGGGAGAAACCCTGGCGATCATCGGGCAGTCCGGTGTTGGGAAAAGCGTCATTCTCAAACTCATGGTGGGATTGATAAAACCCGATAGGGGTATGGTGCTGGTAGACGGGGAAGATATCAACGATGCCGGAGAAGAAAGCCTTTTCCGGATCAGAAAGAAATTCGGGTTTCTTTTCCAGGGATCGGCGCTTCTCGATTCCCTCACCGTGGAAGAAAATGTCGGTCTGGGTCTTACCGAGCACCTGTCTTTTTCACAGGGGGAAATTCGGAGAATTGTTGCAGATAAACTCGGCATGGTAGGAATGCAGGGTGTGGAGGATTACCTGCCCTCCGATCTCTCGGGAGGGATGAAAAAAAGGGTGGGGCTGGCCCGGGCCATCGCCATGGAGCCGGAGATTATTCTTTACGATGAACCCACGACCGGCCTTGATCCCATCACCGCGGACAGCATCAACGAGCTGATCGTTTATTTGAAAAACCGGCTGGCCATAACTTCTGTGGTGGTCACCCATGACATGACCAGCGTCCGCAGGGTGGCCGACCGTGTGGCCATGCTGCATGACGGTGAAATTATCTTTACCGGAACCATTGCCGAGCTCGATATCACAGATGATCCCGTGGTCCGTCAGTTTATAGAAGGCCGTGCCGAGGGACCGATCAAACCGGCATTTGGGATGAAAGCAGACCTGGACAACGGTCTCCTGTCGACCGTTACAACGCTGAACGGTGAGATATGAAACAGTTTTTCCGCATCTTTCGCTATATTTCCCGATATAAGATGCTTTTCACTGTTTCAGTGTTTTTTTCGATTCTCTATGCACTTATGAACGGATTCAGCATCTATTTGATCGGTCCGTTCACGAAAACCATATTCAAACCTGAAACGGTAGTAAAGTCAGCGTATTCACCAACAGCCCCCCTCGATTTTTTTGGTGCATGGAAAGCAGGCCTAAAGCACGCTTTCGATTCTTTCATGGGGTACGGGAATCCCCATGAAATACTTACCAGGCTCTGTTATCTGATCATTTTCGTAATTTTCCTTAAAAACCTTTTCTCATACTTTCAGGGATATATCATGGCCCATGTGGAGCAGGGTGTGGTCAGAGATATCCGTGAGGATGTCTACGCCTCCTATCACCGGCTCCCGCTGCGTTTTTTCCAAAAGAGGAAAACAGGCGACATGATCAGCAGTGTCATCAATGATTGCAACGCGATAAACGATAACCTGAACAGCGCCTTAATTGACCTCATCAAAGAGCCGATAAACATTGCGGTTCTCATCGGAGTCATGGTGGTCATCAACTGGAAGCTCACCTTATTCACCTTTTTGGTGGCTCCTCCCAGTCTTTACATCATCATGCGTATCGGGCAGAAACTCCGACGCCGCACAACCACCACACAGGACCGTATCGCCGCCCTGACCTCAGTTCTGGAAGAGACTATCTCTAATATCAGAGTAGTTAAAGCTTTTGCCATGGAAAAGTTTGAATTAATGAAATTCAACCTGGCGAATAACTCATACTTCCGGTCGCTCATACGGTTGTTCCGAGTGAGAAGGCTTTCCTCACCGGTGACAGAATTTCTCGGAGTGGCGACAGTGGTGCTTGTGCTCTGGATCGGAGGGACGATGGTGCTCGACCACAAGGGAGAGCTTGATGCCGATAAATTTATCGTATTCATTGCGTTCATGTTCATGCTGATGCAGGCGATAAAGCGGCTTTCCGAAGTAAATGTCAAACTGCAGGTGGGTATCGCAGCCGCCCAGAGGGTGTTCGATGTCATGGACCAGAAGAGCGATATTGTCGACCCGCAGAATCCCCTTTCGATCGATTCCTTCAGTCAAAGCATCCGGTTCAAGAATGTTTGGTTTGAATATGATCCGGGAGTTCCGGTACTAAAAGATATCAATCTCACCGTGAACGTCGGAGAAACAATAGCCATTGTAGGGGCATCGGGAAGCGGTAAGTCTACCCTTCTGGATCTGCTCCCGCGATTTTTCGATCCTCCGGAGGGTGCGGTAGAGATAGACAGCCACGATCTCCGTGAATACAAGCTCGATGATCTCCGGCATCTTTTTGGTATTGTGACCCAGGAAACCATCCTTTTCCACGATACGATCAAGGCGAATATTGGGTACGGACGCCCGGACATCTCGTTGGATGCCATCATGGCTGCGGCCAGGACCGCCAATGCGCATGATTATATCATGGAGTTTGAAAAAGGGTACGAAACAGTCATCGGAGACCGTGGAACCAAGCTTTCCGGGGGCCAGCGGCAGCGTATCGCCATCGCGCGCGCCATCCTGAAAAATCCCCCTATACTTCTCTTCGATGAGGCTACTTCGGCGCTCGATACCAAATCGGAGCGTGAAGTCCAGACAGCGATCGACAAGCTTATGGAAGGCCGCACAACATTTGTTATAGCGCACCGTTTGTCTACGATACAGCATGCTTCCCGTATTGTTCTCCTGGAAAAGGGAAGAATTGTCAGAGCCGGGACACATGCGGAATTATACGAGAACGAAAGTATCTACAGGCGTATGTATGATCTGCAGTGGCAGAATATTAAAAAGTATTGAATGAATGTGTTAACGTTAAAAAAAAAGTTGTACATAACAATAAAAACGCTTGACAAGAGCTTAAAAAGTCTTAAATTTATAGTACAATTATATTTGTTATCTACTGTAAGCGAATGGAACTACATGAGTATCAAATCCGTTTTATCCGCATGAATCTGTTATATTATGCGGTTTTTTTTTCTTCACTTTAAAAGAGAGGCAGCGTATGTCCATCGGTAAAGTCAAGTGGTTCAATGAAGTCAAAGGTTATGGGTTCGTCACAACGGAAGACGGCAAAGATGTGTTTGTACATTATTCCGCAATCAAGGGTGAAGGATTCCGTACCCTCAACGAAGGGGATTCTGTAGAGTTTGAAATTACTGAAGGTCCTAAAGGACCCCAGGCAGTAAATGTAACCAAAAAAGCTTAGTTCATTCACTACAGCATATAGATAGTAAACTGAAACTTTTTCAGGCGGTATTATTTCCGTTTTCTTCGTACGAATAAATTTCAGATTGCGGTTTTTTGTCATTTTTCAAGAGGAGAGGTTGAGCATGTCAGTAGGTAAAGTCAAATGGTTTAATGAAGTAAAGGGGTATGGTTTTGTAACGATGGAAGACGGAAAGGATGTTTTTGTTCATTATTCCGCAATCAAGGGTGACGGATTCCGTACCCTCAATGAAAATGACGAGGTCGAATTTGAGATCACCGACGGTCCTAAGGGTCCCCAGGCGATTAATGTAACGAAGAAAGGCAAATAAACATCTTATAGATACAGAGTTTGAAAAAGGCCTCTGTAACAGGGGCCTTTTTTTTGGTGCGCCCGGCAATAAACCTCCATTGATTTATAACGCTAAATTGTGTAAATTATACAGGGCTCCTGTAAGTCTCCTGTTACAGGATTTCTCAATGGTCAGGGGGGTCCTGTGGCATAAAGCTGCTTCAGCCTGCCCCGGGGGAATAGCAACGATGAAAATCATACCCTTTTATGCTCTCGTTGACAGAATCGCGGAACTTATCCCGGTAACCGTCAGGATTCTCCCTGCCGATGTCCTCACTGCCATTACCCGCATGAGAGCCGGGGAAACATCCCCTCTGGCTGTTTCCATACTCGATCAGATCATCGAAAATGCCTGTATTGCCTCCCGGGAGCTTCTCCCCCTGTGCCAGGATACCGGAGTGTCAGTGTTTTTTGTGGACATCGGGGAAGGAGTGAGGGTTGAGGCGCCGGGGCTCGACGCCGCCATTCAGGAAGGAACCCGCAAAGGATACCGTGAAGGCGATCTTCGGATGTCCATGGTTCGGGACCCTCTTCGCAGGGTGAATACGGGCGACAACACTCCGGCGATTGTACATTGCCGCATGGTTCCCGGGGAGCTTCTCAGGGTGGTATTCTGCCCGAAAGGCGGAGGCGCCGAAAACATGAGCCGTCTGGCCATGCTTTCGCCGGGCGAGGGCAGGAAAGGGGTGGTGGAGTTCGTGACGGATACGGTACGTATCGGCGGCGGCAGACCCTGTCCGCCGGTGATTGTGGGAGTAGGCCTGGGGGGTGATTTCGAGGTTTCGGCGATTCTTTCCAAACGCGCCCTCCTGCGGAAGATAGGGGAAAGGAACACTGAAGCTTTCTATGCCTCCCTGGAAGAGGAGATGCTTGAAATAATCAACGCGCTCGATATCGGGCCGATGGGTTTCGGGGGCCGCACCACCGCGCTGGATGTTTTCATCGAGACAGCGCCCTGCCATATCGCAAGTTTGCCGCTCGCGGTCAATATCCAGTGCCATTCCGCCCGTCACGGGGAAATCGAGCTGTAGCGCCTTATGCAACAAAGTATAGCTGGTGTAAAAATATTTCCCCTGTTTTTCCGGTTATCCGGAAATATT
It includes:
- a CDS encoding cold shock domain-containing protein, coding for MSIGKVKWFNEVKGYGFVTTEDGKDVFVHYSAIKGEGFRTLNEGDSVEFEITEGPKGPQAVNVTKKA
- a CDS encoding cold shock domain-containing protein produces the protein MSVGKVKWFNEVKGYGFVTMEDGKDVFVHYSAIKGDGFRTLNENDEVEFEITDGPKGPQAINVTKKGK
- a CDS encoding ABC transporter ATP-binding protein, which encodes MAEPRIELREVYKSFGNNQVLRGVSLSARQGETLAIIGQSGVGKSVILKLMVGLIKPDRGMVLVDGEDINDAGEESLFRIRKKFGFLFQGSALLDSLTVEENVGLGLTEHLSFSQGEIRRIVADKLGMVGMQGVEDYLPSDLSGGMKKRVGLARAIAMEPEIILYDEPTTGLDPITADSINELIVYLKNRLAITSVVVTHDMTSVRRVADRVAMLHDGEIIFTGTIAELDITDDPVVRQFIEGRAEGPIKPAFGMKADLDNGLLSTVTTLNGEI
- a CDS encoding YicC/YloC family endoribonuclease, which encodes MIRSMTGFGSAEAVENGTSVKVEVHSVNGRFLDLKMKLPKSFSEYEGEIRKIAQDYIERGRVHVTVSLNVTGLRASSVRVDYQLAERYVKLAEELASLHGIENRMDARTLLSLPEILTWKEEDTSTESLWGLAKKAALAAFESHRAMRESEGAAIGRDFRNRLDNVHSHILEIEKSIPRIIETNTARFRKRIESLVGSDTFDEIRFNMEVALYADRVDITEECVRFKSHHDLFVKELAQKKSSGKKLSFLLQELNREVNTMGSKVMDAGIAGVVVSIKEDLEKMREQGENME
- a CDS encoding ABC transporter permease — translated: MAGFFGWYVLISDRIANAVLKPVMEIGDIMLFFGRVLRTIPAIPKSMHLIFQSMLEIGVRSLPITFIISIFAGATTAWQAHYQLQGIVSTRYIGTAVSKSIILELAPVLTGLVVAGRIGASIAASLGAMRVTEQIDALSTMAIDPYRYLVLPRIAAGAIMVPMLTIYSCFFGILSGVIISLAFLDVPSGIFIYGLKHFFHYKDIFVCLSKAFVFGAGLSLFGCYYGFAARGGAEGVGQAAIRAYVTSAVFILLTDFIVASLVL
- a CDS encoding uracil-DNA glycosylase, with the translated sequence MISDPGKILAAFVAQRLEMGETEWFFLPRLSFNRESGTARNGAPHRETSGEAVWAGNSLEDLREAVGKCLRCPLGGSRTHFVFGSGNPHAHIMFVGEAPGADEDLQGLPFVGRAGQLLTRMIESIKLRREDVYITNVLKCRPPNNRTPSPAEIEKCEPILLRQIEIIHPRIICALGLVAGQTLLRTKSTLGSLRGKVHDYHGVKLVVTYHPAALLRNPQWKRPTWEDLKFLRREYDGMEIS
- the gmk gene encoding guanylate kinase, giving the protein MEKYALNGCNGKGKTCGKGNPAGLLVVFSAPSGAGKTTVLRAVLKAHPEMKYSVSVTTRKSRAGEKDGVDYHFVSEEKFDALVARNAFLEWAVVHCSRYGTLKSTAEEGLKRGDRIIFDTDTVGAFNIKKRFPDAVLIFIAPPSPEVLRERLRSRDTESPERMAIRFEAAPGEMSRMGDYDYIVVNDSLHDAVSRVDSILKAESLRSMRIAPVLTEWRRYLNGKGTDHSEL
- the dnaB gene encoding replicative DNA helicase — translated: MAEKGSALTGANPPQAPEIERAVLGAMLLEKEAIGIAVEVIGKEEDCFYKPAHAAIYRVITDLYDQNFPVDPLTVTERLRQRGVLDQVGGEATLAAIAQETSSAANIRYHCLILRDKAFLRKMIALATSIRNLCYDDTAEPSSILANLETNISDLSHMRLSRGYVSLHDTVYQAYREIGRKLETKDGLTGVDTGYEQLNKMTGGWQPSDLIIVAGRPSMGKTAFALDLAKNAASKGIPAGVFSLEMSSVQLVMRILYNEGRFDGSALSVHKQKTEDWTRLSDACARIQSYPIYIDDTPALSSIELAAKAKRLKTERDIGLLIVDYLQLMQGSSRESRQQEISSISRGLKALAKELEIPIIALSQLSRIVEQRGGDHKPILSDLRESGAIEQDADVVMFMYRASVYGINPEYKIRDQNVNPSDVAEVIIRKQRNGPIGTILLHWIKEYMKFAEFDYEASEEFF
- a CDS encoding fumarate hydratase, translating into MKIIPFYALVDRIAELIPVTVRILPADVLTAITRMRAGETSPLAVSILDQIIENACIASRELLPLCQDTGVSVFFVDIGEGVRVEAPGLDAAIQEGTRKGYREGDLRMSMVRDPLRRVNTGDNTPAIVHCRMVPGELLRVVFCPKGGGAENMSRLAMLSPGEGRKGVVEFVTDTVRIGGGRPCPPVIVGVGLGGDFEVSAILSKRALLRKIGERNTEAFYASLEEEMLEIINALDIGPMGFGGRTTALDVFIETAPCHIASLPLAVNIQCHSARHGEIEL
- a CDS encoding ABC transporter ATP-binding protein; this encodes MKQFFRIFRYISRYKMLFTVSVFFSILYALMNGFSIYLIGPFTKTIFKPETVVKSAYSPTAPLDFFGAWKAGLKHAFDSFMGYGNPHEILTRLCYLIIFVIFLKNLFSYFQGYIMAHVEQGVVRDIREDVYASYHRLPLRFFQKRKTGDMISSVINDCNAINDNLNSALIDLIKEPINIAVLIGVMVVINWKLTLFTFLVAPPSLYIIMRIGQKLRRRTTTTQDRIAALTSVLEETISNIRVVKAFAMEKFELMKFNLANNSYFRSLIRLFRVRRLSSPVTEFLGVATVVLVLWIGGTMVLDHKGELDADKFIVFIAFMFMLMQAIKRLSEVNVKLQVGIAAAQRVFDVMDQKSDIVDPQNPLSIDSFSQSIRFKNVWFEYDPGVPVLKDINLTVNVGETIAIVGASGSGKSTLLDLLPRFFDPPEGAVEIDSHDLREYKLDDLRHLFGIVTQETILFHDTIKANIGYGRPDISLDAIMAAARTANAHDYIMEFEKGYETVIGDRGTKLSGGQRQRIAIARAILKNPPILLFDEATSALDTKSEREVQTAIDKLMEGRTTFVIAHRLSTIQHASRIVLLEKGRIVRAGTHAELYENESIYRRMYDLQWQNIKKY